One Curtobacterium herbarum genomic window carries:
- a CDS encoding multidrug effflux MFS transporter, with amino-acid sequence MSAPATTGSHKIVLHPGDSLTRAQRLVYVFVLGALTALGPFTIDLYLPAFPSLERDLGISEGAVQLTLTATTLGFAVGQLLVGPWSDKVGRRLPLIVATSVHVVASICAALAPNVEVLAVFRVLQGMGAAAGGVVAMATVRDLFGGKPLVRMLSRLAMVNGLAPILAPLIGSQMLRFVSWRGIFVFLACYGTAVVIASILLIVETLPKERRQEAGHSTIGQRYRALFSDRIFVGVALIGAMVFSGLFSYLSASPFLFQGVFGLDPQQYGLLFAVNSVGVVLGVQISSRLAQRVGPQWILACSTATLFLAALAIVVLDQLGAGLIGVLVPLWFYIAACGFSFPLVQVIGLASHGKEAGTAASLLGALNFGVAGLISPVVGLLGIATATPMALVMGSTAAVAILVLWVVVRPRTVPALTH; translated from the coding sequence GTGTCCGCGCCCGCGACCACCGGTTCCCACAAGATCGTCCTGCACCCCGGCGACTCGCTGACCCGTGCCCAGCGTCTGGTCTACGTCTTCGTGCTCGGTGCGCTCACCGCGCTCGGGCCGTTCACGATCGACCTGTACCTGCCGGCGTTCCCGTCGCTCGAGCGGGACCTCGGCATCTCCGAGGGTGCCGTCCAGCTCACCCTGACGGCGACGACCCTCGGCTTCGCGGTCGGGCAGCTGCTCGTCGGTCCGTGGAGCGACAAGGTCGGTCGCCGACTGCCGCTCATCGTCGCGACGAGCGTGCACGTCGTCGCGTCGATCTGCGCCGCCCTCGCGCCGAACGTCGAGGTCCTCGCCGTGTTCCGCGTGCTGCAGGGCATGGGCGCCGCGGCCGGAGGCGTCGTCGCGATGGCGACCGTCCGCGACCTGTTCGGCGGCAAGCCGCTCGTCCGGATGCTCTCGCGTCTGGCGATGGTCAACGGGCTGGCGCCGATCCTCGCACCGCTCATCGGCTCGCAGATGCTCCGGTTCGTCTCGTGGCGCGGGATCTTCGTGTTCCTCGCCTGCTACGGCACCGCCGTCGTGATCGCGTCGATCCTGCTCATCGTCGAGACCCTGCCGAAGGAGCGTCGCCAGGAGGCCGGGCACTCCACCATCGGGCAGCGGTACCGTGCCCTCTTCTCGGACCGGATCTTCGTCGGCGTCGCCCTGATCGGCGCGATGGTGTTCAGCGGGCTGTTCTCGTACCTCAGCGCGTCGCCGTTCCTGTTCCAGGGGGTGTTCGGGCTCGATCCGCAGCAGTACGGGCTGCTCTTCGCGGTGAACTCGGTCGGCGTCGTCCTCGGTGTGCAGATCTCGTCGCGACTGGCGCAGCGGGTCGGTCCGCAGTGGATCCTGGCGTGCTCGACCGCGACGCTGTTCCTCGCTGCCCTGGCGATCGTGGTCCTCGACCAGCTCGGCGCCGGGCTCATCGGTGTGCTCGTCCCGCTGTGGTTCTACATCGCCGCGTGCGGGTTCTCGTTCCCGCTCGTGCAGGTGATCGGACTCGCCTCGCACGGCAAGGAGGCGGGGACCGCCGCCTCGCTCCTCGGTGCCCTGAACTTCGGCGTCGCCGGGCTGATCTCCCCGGTCGTCGGGCTGCTCGGCATCGCGACCGCCACCCCGATGGCGCTCGTGATGGGCTCCACCGCGGCCGTCGCGATCCTGGTGCTCTGGGTCGTGGTCCGGCCGCGCACCGTCCCGGCGCTGACGCACTGA